A single Dermacentor variabilis isolate Ectoservices chromosome 9, ASM5094787v1, whole genome shotgun sequence DNA region contains:
- the LOC142592593 gene encoding uncharacterized protein LOC142592593 → MAPEAVVFSSCEAPDSACEDKQQQDTVAAKTADEDDDSVMSCCEMSCESDKDPDDTKPSRIVDLFDSATDCMYSLFFCGYRSLFLDTYLFEDFIFYTLWMLCLHFCINEKMPNDSRHYM, encoded by the exons ATGGCACCCGAAGCGGTCGTGTTCAGCTCGTGCGAAGCCCCGGACTCGGCGTGCGAAGATAAGCAACAGCAGGACACG GTCGCGGCCAAGactgccgacgaagacgacgactcCGTGATGTCGTGCTGCGAGATGTCGTGCGAGTCCGACAAGGACCCGGACGACACGAAGCCGTCGCGCATCGTGGACCTGTTCGACAGTGCCACCGACTGCATGTACAGCCTGTTCTTCTGCGGCTACCGCAGCCTGTTCCTGGACACGTACCTGTTCGAGGACTTCATCTTCTACACGCTGTGGATGTTGTGCCTGCACTTCTGCATCAACGAGAAGATGCCCAACGACTCTCGCCACTACATGTGA